One window from the genome of Pandoraea fibrosis encodes:
- a CDS encoding M55 family metallopeptidase: protein MRILISTDIEGIAGVFHTEQTRAGNGEYERARRWMTREANAAVEGAFAGGATEVMVNDSHGGFRNLLPDELDPRARLVLGKPRYLGMVSGVEAGCDALFMIGYHGKAQSAGILAHTINSFAFARVWLAGVEASEAMLYGALAGERGVPMVMASGDDVFCEETQLIFPHARYVQTKSAWGQGSGMTLSPSQSCDLIRDAAKAALAEPRKWHTYTVQPPVDVRLQTQSTALADLFCQWPTLERVDGVTLQFVAPSVEAAVRMLNCLSAMSFMLR from the coding sequence ATGCGAATTCTGATCTCCACCGACATCGAAGGCATCGCGGGCGTCTTTCACACCGAACAGACCCGGGCGGGAAACGGCGAATACGAACGCGCGCGCCGCTGGATGACGCGCGAAGCCAACGCGGCCGTCGAAGGCGCCTTCGCGGGTGGAGCGACGGAAGTCATGGTCAACGACTCGCATGGCGGATTTCGCAATCTGCTCCCCGACGAACTCGATCCTCGCGCCCGTCTCGTGTTGGGTAAGCCGCGCTATCTCGGCATGGTGTCAGGGGTGGAAGCCGGTTGCGACGCGCTGTTCATGATCGGCTACCACGGCAAGGCGCAGAGTGCCGGCATTCTGGCGCACACCATCAACAGCTTTGCCTTCGCGCGCGTGTGGCTGGCCGGCGTGGAGGCGAGCGAAGCCATGCTGTACGGCGCACTCGCGGGTGAGCGCGGTGTGCCGATGGTCATGGCGAGCGGTGATGACGTGTTTTGCGAAGAGACGCAACTGATCTTCCCGCACGCCCGTTACGTCCAGACGAAGTCGGCATGGGGGCAGGGCAGTGGCATGACGCTCAGCCCGAGCCAGTCCTGCGACCTGATTCGCGACGCCGCCAAGGCAGCGCTCGCGGAGCCGCGCAAGTGGCATACGTACACGGTGCAGCCCCCCGTCGACGTGCGCCTGCAGACGCAGAGCACCGCACTGGCCGATCTCTTCTGCCAGTGGCCCACGCTTGAACGTGTCGATGGCGTGACACTTCAGTTCGTGGCACCGAGCGTCGAGGCGGCGGTGCGAATGCTGAACTGCCTGTCAGCGATGTCATTCATGTTGCGTTGA
- a CDS encoding DmpA family aminopeptidase has product MTPSSDPREALFGAPYVGYLPAGPRHAITDVPGVFVGHVTLADGPLQTGVTVVCPTPAETAGSAKPATSPDVRWDPFRTRIPAAAAVINGFGKSVGLMQIDELGVIEAPVALTNTFSVSHVVIGQLRAALAANPDIGRGSPSLNPTVLECNDGYLNDMQAFAVTEAHYAQALANASSEFEQGAVGAGRGMSSFGLKGGIGSASRTVQTAGQTFTVGVLVLSNFGRAPQLIIAGRHVGPVLDERLAQPDQSAAPERGSIIMLVATDAPLDARQLRRVATRTGAGLARTGSVYGHGSGDVALAFTTGYTMPHDAMGRVAPAALVPDALLDPIFQATADATEQAILHALFAAESVLGRDGHVRRALADVLPDWASL; this is encoded by the coding sequence ATGACGCCATCGTCAGACCCTCGCGAAGCCTTGTTCGGCGCCCCCTACGTCGGGTATTTGCCTGCCGGGCCGCGTCATGCGATCACTGACGTGCCGGGCGTTTTCGTCGGGCATGTCACGCTCGCCGACGGGCCGTTGCAGACGGGGGTGACGGTGGTTTGTCCGACGCCTGCCGAGACGGCAGGGTCGGCCAAGCCGGCCACTTCCCCCGATGTTCGCTGGGACCCGTTTCGCACCAGGATTCCGGCGGCGGCGGCGGTCATCAACGGCTTTGGCAAAAGCGTTGGTCTGATGCAGATCGACGAGCTCGGTGTGATCGAAGCGCCTGTTGCGCTTACCAACACGTTTTCCGTCAGCCATGTGGTGATCGGTCAGTTGCGGGCGGCGCTCGCGGCGAATCCGGACATTGGCCGTGGCAGTCCGTCGCTCAATCCGACCGTTCTTGAATGTAACGACGGCTATCTGAACGACATGCAGGCGTTCGCCGTGACCGAGGCGCACTATGCACAGGCGCTGGCGAATGCGTCCTCCGAGTTCGAGCAGGGCGCGGTCGGCGCCGGGCGGGGCATGTCGAGCTTCGGCCTCAAGGGAGGTATCGGCTCCGCGTCGCGCACGGTGCAGACGGCGGGGCAGACCTTCACGGTCGGTGTGCTCGTGCTGTCGAACTTCGGCCGTGCGCCGCAGTTGATCATCGCAGGACGTCACGTCGGGCCGGTGCTCGACGAGCGACTGGCGCAACCTGACCAAAGCGCTGCCCCCGAGCGGGGCTCCATCATCATGCTGGTCGCCACCGACGCACCGCTCGATGCGCGGCAATTGCGCCGTGTCGCGACGCGCACCGGCGCCGGTCTGGCGCGCACCGGCTCGGTGTACGGCCATGGCAGTGGCGACGTGGCGCTGGCGTTCACCACCGGCTATACGATGCCGCACGACGCGATGGGGCGGGTTGCCCCCGCAGCGCTCGTGCCTGACGCGTTACTCGATCCGATTTTTCAGGCCACGGCCGACGCCACCGAACAGGCGATTCTGCACGCGCTCTTTGCCGCCGAGTCCGTGCTCGGGCGCGATGGTCACGTGCGGCGCGCGCTCGCCGACGTGCTGCCCGACTGGGCATCGCTGTGA
- the gsiD gene encoding glutathione ABC transporter permease GsiD yields the protein MNAGQPTTATSTAATAGSNRVRTPWREFWRKFKKQHIAMVAGAFVLVLVIIAILAPHLVPFDPENFFDYDALNAGPSAKHWFGVDSLGRDIFSRVLAGTRISLAAGFGSVALGAVIGTVLGLLAGYYEGWWDRIVMRISDVLFAFPGILLAIGVVAVLGNGMINVIVAVAIFSIPAFARLVRGNTLVLKHLTYIEAARSIGASDWTIIMRHILPGTVSSIVVYFSMRIGTSIITAASLSFLGLGAQPPTPEWGAMLNEARADMVNAPHIAIFPSLAIFLTVLAFNLLGDGLRDALDPKLDRH from the coding sequence ATGAACGCGGGTCAACCAACGACTGCTACCTCCACCGCTGCCACCGCCGGCAGCAACCGCGTGCGTACACCGTGGCGCGAGTTCTGGCGCAAATTCAAGAAGCAGCACATCGCCATGGTTGCCGGTGCGTTCGTGCTGGTGCTGGTCATCATCGCGATCCTGGCGCCGCATCTCGTGCCGTTCGATCCGGAGAACTTCTTCGACTACGACGCGCTGAATGCGGGCCCGTCGGCGAAACACTGGTTCGGCGTCGATTCGCTCGGACGCGATATCTTCAGCCGCGTGCTCGCGGGCACACGCATCTCGCTGGCCGCCGGTTTCGGCTCGGTCGCGCTGGGGGCGGTGATCGGCACCGTGCTCGGGCTGCTCGCGGGCTATTACGAAGGCTGGTGGGATCGCATCGTCATGCGGATTTCCGACGTGCTATTCGCCTTCCCGGGCATTCTGCTCGCCATCGGTGTGGTGGCCGTGCTGGGTAACGGCATGATCAACGTGATCGTTGCTGTCGCGATTTTCTCGATTCCGGCGTTTGCGCGGCTCGTGCGTGGCAACACGTTGGTGCTCAAGCATCTGACGTATATCGAAGCGGCACGCTCCATCGGTGCGTCGGACTGGACGATCATCATGCGCCACATTCTGCCGGGCACGGTGTCGTCCATCGTGGTGTATTTTTCGATGCGCATCGGCACGTCGATCATCACCGCCGCGAGCCTGTCGTTCCTCGGTCTGGGCGCGCAGCCACCCACGCCGGAGTGGGGCGCGATGCTTAACGAGGCCCGCGCCGACATGGTCAATGCGCCGCACATCGCGATCTTCCCGAGCCTGGCCATTTTCCTGACCGTGCTGGCGTTCAATCTGTTGGGCGACGGCTTGCGCGACGCGCTCGATCCGAAGCTCGATCGTCACTGA
- the gsiC gene encoding glutathione ABC transporter permease GsiC — translation MLNYFLKRLLGLIPTLLIVAVLVFGFVHMLPGDPARLAAGPQADEATVMLVRQDLGLDKPLLTQFTHFITHAVRGDFGLSMRSKQPVSQEIGSRFMPTLWLTLVSMIWSVVIGMGLGVASAVWRNRWPDRLGMTFAVSGISFPAFALGMLLMQVFSVQLGWLPTMGADSWKSYILPSITLGAAVAAVMARFTRSAFVEVLHEDFVRTARAKGLNEMHVVFKHALRNAMIPVVTMMGLQFGFLLGGSIVVEVVFNWPGLGRLLIDSVEMRDYPVIQALVLLFSLEFILINLVVDVLYAVINPTIRYK, via the coding sequence ATGCTCAATTACTTTCTCAAACGCCTGCTCGGCCTGATCCCCACGCTGCTGATCGTGGCAGTGCTGGTGTTCGGCTTCGTGCACATGTTGCCGGGCGATCCGGCGCGTCTGGCGGCCGGGCCGCAGGCTGACGAGGCGACCGTGATGCTGGTGCGCCAGGATCTCGGCCTCGACAAGCCGCTGCTCACGCAATTCACCCACTTCATCACGCACGCGGTGCGGGGTGACTTCGGTCTGTCGATGCGCAGCAAGCAACCGGTCTCGCAGGAGATCGGCAGCCGCTTCATGCCGACGCTGTGGCTCACGTTGGTGAGCATGATCTGGTCGGTAGTCATCGGCATGGGACTGGGGGTGGCGTCCGCGGTGTGGCGCAATCGCTGGCCGGACCGGCTGGGCATGACGTTCGCGGTCTCGGGCATCTCGTTCCCGGCGTTTGCGCTGGGGATGCTCCTGATGCAGGTTTTCTCGGTGCAGCTCGGATGGCTGCCCACGATGGGCGCCGATTCCTGGAAGAGCTACATCCTGCCCTCGATCACGCTCGGAGCGGCGGTGGCGGCCGTGATGGCGCGCTTTACCCGCTCGGCGTTCGTCGAGGTGCTTCACGAGGACTTCGTGCGCACCGCCCGCGCGAAGGGGCTCAACGAAATGCATGTCGTGTTCAAGCATGCGCTGCGTAACGCCATGATTCCCGTCGTCACAATGATGGGCCTGCAGTTCGGTTTCCTGCTCGGCGGCTCGATTGTCGTGGAAGTGGTGTTCAACTGGCCGGGGCTCGGACGTCTGCTGATCGATTCGGTCGAGATGCGAGACTACCCCGTGATTCAGGCGCTGGTCCTGTTGTTTTCGCTCGAGTTCATTCTGATTAACCTCGTGGTCGACGTGCTGTACGCCGTCATCAACCCGACCATTCGCTACAAGTGA
- the gsiB gene encoding glutathione ABC transporter substrate-binding protein GsiB: MSKTALLGARWKTAFASAAVASALLGAAPAFAAKDVVMAVQSTFTTMDPYDANDTLSQAVAKAFYEGMFGFDKDMKLINVLAESYTVSPDGLVYTIKLKSGVKFQDGTTFDAAAVKANFDRVTNPDNKLKRYNLYKEIAKTEAVDAHTVKFTLKEPFSPFINTLAHPSAVIISPEALKKYGKDIASHPVGTGPFEFVEWNRTDYVKVKKFDGYWKKGYPKVDTITFKPVVDNNTRAAVMQTGEAGFAFPVPYEQADGLKASGKVDVIAGPSIIQRYVSFNTKQKPFDDVRVRQAINYAINKEALVKVAFSGYATPADGVVPKGVDYAAKTGPWPYNPAKAKELLKEAGYPNGFETTLWSAYTYTTAQKVIQFVQQQLAQVGIKAQVRALEAGQRVELVESAPDPDKAPVRMYYVGWSSSTGEADWALRPLLASESFPPKLFNTAYYKNDAVDADLNKALLTTDRAEKTKLYTDAQQKIWNDAPWAFLVTEKLLYARSKSLSGVYTMPDGSFNFTDISMK; encoded by the coding sequence ATGTCGAAAACCGCTTTGTTGGGCGCTCGCTGGAAAACCGCGTTCGCGTCCGCCGCCGTGGCTTCGGCCTTGCTCGGAGCAGCGCCGGCATTCGCCGCCAAGGATGTTGTGATGGCGGTGCAGTCCACGTTCACCACGATGGACCCATACGACGCCAACGACACGCTGTCGCAGGCCGTCGCCAAGGCGTTCTATGAGGGCATGTTCGGTTTCGACAAGGACATGAAACTCATCAACGTGCTCGCCGAAAGCTATACGGTCTCGCCGGACGGCCTCGTCTACACGATCAAGCTCAAGTCGGGTGTGAAGTTCCAGGACGGCACGACTTTCGATGCCGCTGCCGTGAAGGCGAACTTCGACCGCGTGACGAATCCGGACAACAAGCTCAAGCGTTACAACCTGTACAAGGAAATCGCCAAGACGGAAGCGGTCGATGCCCATACGGTGAAGTTCACGCTCAAGGAGCCGTTCTCGCCGTTCATCAATACGCTGGCGCACCCGTCGGCCGTCATCATTTCGCCCGAAGCCCTCAAAAAGTACGGCAAGGACATCGCTTCGCACCCGGTCGGCACGGGCCCGTTCGAGTTCGTGGAATGGAACCGTACCGATTACGTGAAGGTGAAGAAGTTCGACGGCTACTGGAAGAAGGGCTATCCGAAGGTCGACACGATTACGTTCAAGCCGGTTGTCGACAACAACACGCGTGCCGCCGTCATGCAAACGGGCGAAGCGGGTTTTGCGTTCCCGGTGCCGTATGAACAGGCCGATGGTCTGAAGGCGAGCGGCAAGGTCGACGTGATCGCCGGGCCGTCGATCATTCAGCGCTACGTGAGCTTCAACACGAAGCAGAAGCCGTTCGACGACGTGCGCGTGCGTCAGGCCATCAACTACGCCATCAACAAGGAAGCGCTGGTGAAGGTGGCCTTCTCGGGCTACGCCACGCCGGCCGACGGTGTGGTGCCGAAGGGCGTCGACTATGCCGCCAAGACCGGCCCATGGCCGTACAACCCTGCCAAGGCGAAGGAGCTGCTCAAGGAGGCGGGGTATCCGAATGGTTTCGAGACCACGTTGTGGTCGGCCTATACGTACACGACCGCGCAGAAGGTGATCCAGTTCGTGCAGCAGCAACTGGCGCAGGTCGGCATCAAGGCGCAGGTGCGGGCGCTCGAAGCCGGTCAACGTGTCGAGCTGGTCGAGTCGGCGCCGGACCCCGACAAGGCCCCGGTGCGCATGTACTACGTGGGCTGGTCGTCGTCGACGGGCGAAGCCGACTGGGCGCTGCGTCCGTTGCTGGCTTCCGAGTCGTTCCCGCCGAAGCTGTTCAACACGGCGTACTACAAGAACGACGCGGTGGACGCCGACCTCAACAAGGCGCTGCTCACGACCGACCGTGCCGAGAAGACCAAGCTCTACACGGACGCACAACAGAAGATCTGGAACGATGCGCCGTGGGCGTTCCTCGTGACGGAAAAGCTGCTGTATGCACGCAGCAAGAGCCTGTCGGGGGTGTACACCATGCCTGACGGTTCGTTCAACTTCACCGATATTTCGATGAAGTAA
- a CDS encoding dipeptide ABC transporter ATP-binding protein, protein MAERKTTPTISLPDERVLDVSGLTVQFATSERVVTAVRDLSFHVDRGETLAIVGESGSGKSVTSLAAMRLVENGGGSITHGSMIMRRRNGKLVDLTRASGRTMRSIRGADMAMIFQEPMTSLNPVFPVGEQIAESIRLHQHKDAASARAEALRMLELVRIPEARRVLGRFPHQLSGGMRQRVMIAMALSCKPGLLIADEPTTALDVTIQAQILQLIRALQDEMHMGVVFITHDMGVVAEVADRVLVMHRGDKVEEGVSQEIFAAPRERYTQALLSAVPRLGSMHGTDLPARFPLLRYDAPADAKPAAETPQPTVKTDAGPILRVKDLVARFDVPSGFFGRVKQRVHAVERVSFDLYPGETLGLVGESGCGKSTTGRALLRLVASQGGSIEFGGKPIQNLAGRALQTLRRDIQFIFQDPFASLDPRLTVGFSIMEPLLVHGVASGADAEKRVAELLERVGLPTEYAQRYPHEFSGGQRQRIAIARALALKPKVVIADESVSALDVSVQAQIINLMLDLQKEFGIAFLFISHDMAVVERISHRVAVMYLGQIVEIGPRRAIFENPQHPYTKKLMSAVPIADPARRHAKRELLTEEIPSPIRALGDEPQVQPLVEVGVGHYVARHRVAGAY, encoded by the coding sequence GTGGCAGAGCGCAAGACAACCCCTACGATTTCGTTGCCCGACGAGCGCGTGCTCGACGTGAGCGGCCTTACCGTGCAGTTCGCGACGTCCGAGCGCGTGGTCACGGCCGTGCGCGACCTGTCCTTCCATGTCGACCGTGGCGAAACGCTCGCCATCGTGGGCGAATCCGGTTCCGGCAAGTCGGTGACGTCGCTCGCGGCGATGCGCCTCGTCGAAAACGGCGGCGGAAGCATCACCCACGGGTCGATGATCATGCGTCGCCGCAACGGCAAGCTTGTCGACCTGACGCGCGCGAGTGGCCGGACCATGCGCAGCATTCGCGGCGCCGACATGGCGATGATTTTTCAGGAGCCGATGACCTCGCTCAATCCGGTGTTCCCGGTGGGCGAGCAGATTGCGGAATCCATTCGACTGCACCAGCACAAAGACGCCGCGTCCGCGCGTGCCGAGGCGCTACGCATGCTCGAACTCGTGCGAATTCCGGAAGCACGTCGTGTGCTGGGGCGCTTCCCCCATCAGCTCTCCGGCGGTATGCGTCAACGTGTGATGATCGCGATGGCGCTGTCATGCAAACCGGGCCTGCTGATCGCTGACGAACCGACGACCGCGCTCGACGTGACGATTCAGGCGCAGATCCTGCAACTGATCCGTGCGTTGCAGGACGAGATGCACATGGGCGTCGTGTTCATCACGCATGACATGGGGGTCGTGGCAGAAGTCGCCGATCGGGTGCTCGTCATGCATCGTGGCGACAAGGTCGAAGAGGGCGTGTCACAGGAGATTTTTGCCGCGCCGCGCGAGCGTTACACGCAGGCGCTGCTCTCTGCGGTGCCGCGTTTGGGGTCGATGCATGGCACCGACCTGCCGGCGCGCTTCCCGTTGCTGCGCTACGACGCGCCGGCCGACGCCAAGCCTGCTGCCGAAACCCCGCAGCCCACCGTCAAGACCGACGCCGGCCCGATTCTGCGTGTGAAGGATCTCGTGGCCCGCTTCGACGTGCCATCGGGTTTCTTTGGTCGCGTGAAGCAACGCGTGCATGCCGTCGAGCGCGTGAGCTTCGACCTGTATCCGGGCGAGACGCTGGGTCTCGTAGGGGAGTCCGGCTGCGGCAAGTCCACGACCGGCCGCGCATTGCTGCGCCTGGTCGCGAGTCAGGGCGGCTCGATCGAATTCGGCGGCAAGCCGATTCAGAACCTCGCCGGGCGCGCCCTGCAAACGCTGCGCCGCGACATCCAGTTCATCTTCCAGGACCCGTTCGCCTCGCTCGACCCGCGTCTGACGGTCGGCTTCTCGATCATGGAACCGTTGCTCGTGCATGGCGTGGCGAGTGGTGCAGACGCCGAGAAACGCGTGGCCGAGTTGCTCGAACGGGTCGGATTGCCGACGGAGTACGCGCAACGCTACCCCCATGAATTCTCGGGTGGCCAACGTCAGCGCATCGCGATTGCGCGAGCGCTGGCGCTCAAGCCGAAGGTCGTAATCGCCGACGAATCGGTCTCGGCACTCGACGTCTCCGTACAGGCGCAGATCATCAACCTGATGCTCGACCTGCAAAAGGAGTTCGGCATCGCTTTCCTGTTCATCTCGCACGACATGGCGGTCGTGGAGCGCATCAGTCATCGCGTCGCGGTGATGTACCTCGGTCAGATCGTCGAGATCGGCCCGCGCCGCGCCATTTTCGAGAATCCGCAACACCCGTACACGAAGAAGCTGATGTCGGCGGTGCCAATTGCCGACCCGGCGCGCCGTCATGCCAAGCGGGAGTTGTTGACCGAAGAGATTCCGAGCCCGATCCGCGCGCTCGGCGACGAACCGCAGGTGCAGCCGCTGGTGGAAGTCGGCGTGGGGCACTACGTGGCGCGTCATCGTGTGGCGGGCGCGTATTAG
- a CDS encoding isoaspartyl peptidase/L-asparaginase family protein, translating to MSHAQRAVIAIHGGAGTISRETSPEELKAYHEALAEVLRAGQAVLAAGGSALDAVTEAVRHLEDCPRFNAGRGAVFTHEGTHELDAAIMDGATLDAGAIACVHRVRNPILAARSVLEHSPHVLLVGEGAEAFAAANGAAMVDPDYFFTEARYAQWQRALADAAVALDHDMPLKKEPIDPDTKFGTVGAVACDRYGHVAAATSTGGMTNKAVGRVGDSPLIGAGCYANDATAAVSATGTGEAFIRAVACYEVGALMAYAGLSLVDAAERVIRERLPRVQGRGGLIAVDAQGNVALPFNTEGMYRGVARVGETPVTAIHE from the coding sequence ATGAGTCACGCCCAACGCGCGGTCATCGCCATTCACGGCGGTGCCGGAACGATCAGTCGCGAGACCTCGCCCGAGGAACTCAAGGCCTACCACGAAGCGCTGGCTGAGGTGTTACGTGCAGGGCAGGCGGTGCTCGCCGCCGGTGGCTCCGCGCTCGACGCGGTGACCGAAGCCGTGCGTCATCTCGAAGACTGCCCTCGTTTCAATGCGGGACGCGGTGCAGTATTCACGCACGAAGGCACGCACGAACTCGACGCCGCGATCATGGACGGCGCTACGCTCGACGCCGGCGCCATTGCCTGCGTACACCGTGTGCGCAATCCGATCCTTGCTGCGCGCTCGGTGCTCGAACACAGCCCGCATGTGCTGCTCGTGGGCGAGGGCGCGGAAGCCTTTGCTGCGGCGAACGGGGCCGCCATGGTCGACCCCGACTACTTCTTTACCGAAGCCCGCTACGCCCAATGGCAACGTGCGCTGGCCGACGCCGCCGTGGCGCTCGACCATGACATGCCGCTCAAGAAGGAACCGATCGATCCCGACACCAAGTTCGGCACGGTAGGGGCGGTGGCCTGCGATCGCTACGGTCATGTGGCAGCAGCGACATCGACCGGCGGCATGACGAACAAGGCCGTTGGCCGCGTGGGCGATTCGCCGCTCATCGGCGCCGGTTGCTACGCGAACGATGCCACGGCAGCCGTCTCGGCCACGGGTACCGGCGAGGCATTCATTCGCGCGGTCGCCTGCTATGAAGTCGGGGCGCTAATGGCATACGCCGGTCTGTCGCTCGTCGATGCGGCCGAGCGTGTGATTCGCGAACGTTTGCCGCGCGTGCAGGGCCGTGGCGGTCTGATCGCGGTCGATGCGCAAGGCAATGTCGCGCTGCCGTTCAACACCGAAGGGATGTATCGCGGCGTGGCTCGCGTGGGTGAAACGCCGGTGACGGCGATTCACGAGTAA
- a CDS encoding MurR/RpiR family transcriptional regulator, with translation MTDAESLPADLPLTERIVRAMPDLTPAQQRMAAFVLDNTFRAATMRIDEFASAVGVSLATVNRFARALGFDGYPQCRAAMVRGYEATLAPIESLRTSKAQVSASADVMAASLAQAIENLDWTRRALDAATCERAVESILQARRIYVLGLGASGYLAGLLHHGLDPYCENVQAVVGVGGSTHAARQLFKLREGDLVIALAFPRYVSDTITLCRRLRGRGVPVMVLTDSPTSPLAPLGDIVIFVRSKPRLSSNSEASVLAIIDALCDAVAQRAKHAVDRATELTDFLLPWLDSASLAQTTGASAPANAPAGPVVGRVVAPQRTAAANATANSHTTAVVAAATAGTQGAPNLGHQATPRTVPGSQDRKDKAS, from the coding sequence ATGACTGACGCCGAATCGTTGCCCGCCGATCTGCCGCTCACCGAGCGCATCGTGCGTGCCATGCCCGACCTGACGCCCGCGCAGCAGCGCATGGCGGCGTTCGTGCTCGACAATACGTTTCGCGCGGCGACCATGCGTATCGACGAATTCGCGAGCGCCGTTGGCGTGTCGCTTGCCACGGTCAATCGTTTTGCTCGTGCCCTCGGCTTCGACGGCTATCCGCAATGTCGGGCCGCGATGGTGCGGGGGTACGAAGCCACGCTTGCGCCGATCGAAAGTCTGCGCACGAGCAAGGCGCAGGTGAGTGCCAGCGCCGATGTGATGGCCGCGTCGCTGGCGCAAGCCATCGAGAATCTGGATTGGACGCGCCGTGCGCTCGACGCCGCGACCTGCGAGCGTGCCGTCGAGTCGATTCTTCAGGCGCGTCGCATCTATGTGCTGGGGTTGGGCGCGAGCGGGTATCTCGCCGGACTGCTGCATCACGGGCTCGACCCGTACTGCGAGAACGTGCAGGCGGTGGTCGGCGTTGGCGGATCGACGCATGCCGCGCGTCAGCTCTTCAAATTGCGTGAGGGCGATCTGGTGATCGCGCTCGCGTTCCCGAGATACGTGTCGGACACCATTACGCTGTGCCGACGTCTGCGTGGGCGAGGCGTGCCCGTGATGGTGCTGACGGACAGCCCGACGTCGCCGTTGGCGCCGCTGGGCGACATCGTGATTTTCGTGCGCAGCAAGCCGCGTCTGTCGAGCAACTCGGAAGCGAGCGTGCTGGCGATCATCGATGCGCTGTGCGACGCCGTTGCGCAGCGCGCCAAGCACGCAGTGGACCGGGCCACCGAACTCACCGATTTTCTGCTGCCGTGGCTCGATTCGGCGTCGCTTGCCCAGACGACGGGTGCGAGTGCACCGGCCAATGCCCCGGCGGGCCCCGTGGTCGGGCGCGTCGTCGCGCCCCAACGCACCGCTGCCGCCAACGCCACGGCGAACTCGCATACGACCGCTGTTGTTGCTGCTGCGACGGCCGGCACGCAAGGCGCACCGAACCTCGGCCATCAGGCCACGCCTCGCACCGTGCCGGGCAGTCAGGATAGAAAGGACAAAGCATCATGA
- a CDS encoding YggT family protein — MLVEIARLLLDLVFSLFGALLLLRVWMQATQLPPRNPLSQGVFQFTNWIVLPLRRVVPGIGGIDWACVIAAWLSALVYLVLITAVVGVSPASVFPRGLLVAVVLVAKWGANLVMWLTLLMAVLSWVNPRAAAMPILQHLLDPLLRPIRRVIPMMGGFDLSPLGLFLLMQILLIVLARLSLFFATL, encoded by the coding sequence ATGCTCGTCGAAATCGCCCGTCTGCTACTAGACCTTGTTTTCTCGCTATTCGGCGCCTTGTTGCTGTTGCGTGTGTGGATGCAGGCCACGCAGTTGCCGCCGCGCAACCCGCTCTCACAAGGGGTGTTCCAGTTCACCAACTGGATCGTGTTGCCGTTGCGGCGTGTGGTGCCGGGGATCGGTGGGATCGACTGGGCGTGCGTGATCGCTGCCTGGCTGAGCGCCCTCGTTTATCTGGTATTGATCACGGCCGTGGTGGGGGTGTCGCCGGCCTCGGTGTTTCCGCGAGGCTTGTTGGTGGCGGTGGTGCTGGTCGCCAAGTGGGGCGCCAACCTCGTGATGTGGTTGACGCTGTTGATGGCCGTGCTGTCGTGGGTCAATCCCCGTGCTGCCGCGATGCCGATTCTCCAGCACTTGCTCGACCCGCTGCTGCGCCCGATCCGGCGCGTCATTCCGATGATGGGTGGATTCGATCTCTCACCGCTGGGACTGTTCCTGCTGATGCAGATTCTGCTGATCGTGCTCGCCCGCTTAAGCCTGTTCTTCGCGACGCTCTGA